Part of the Acropora palmata chromosome 10, jaAcrPala1.3, whole genome shotgun sequence genome, TCAGATATTAGCAGTGattgtattttttcttcagattatTTTCATGCCACCAAAGCTTCCTTTAAATCCATTATGCCCAGCCTCAAGGGGTTTGAGAATGCTCTGGCAACTAAATTGGTTGACTTAGTTACAAAACAAGACTGTCAAATAATGACAGGAGGGCCCAGAATAGTCTGGACTCTATTCTCATTTCACAATACATGGGCTGTCATCAActgatgtttttgttgctaaatcagccttaTATGCCCAATGTACAAGTTTCTCAGCTCTACAATACTGTTCTTACTTTAAGTATGTAATATTACATCATGTAGTGGGGACCAATGATTACAAAATAGCTTAACCCTTACCATGGGCATGTAGATCaaataaagaatattaaaaaatgataaaagaaatCTTGTGATGACTACCATAGGGAGTATACCTCATTTATCCACCTGAACCCTGGGGACTGTTGGCACCGCAACCCAAAACTCTGTGTGTTATCAGCTTAGGAAAGTTCCCTTGTGTAGtatattatttataattatattacaGTGATTTCAATGCCATTAGCTGCATCTAAggcttactttttttttttgcttgaatCCCATGTGAACCTTTCAGTTTTACATACATATTTAATTGACCACTCCCCGCTGGGGCTTTTGAGggtcaatgaaacaaaaaactgaaaaaaattaacaggttaagaatcccaactggcaggaggcagaccagttggctttgTACAAGCACAgctgaggagttgaaccagggactacctgaaacaaatccagctagtggtcagagcgggatcTGAACTCgcgatctccagatttcaaatccgACGCCCTAACCACTTGGCCACGCTGCGTCTTTGCAAAGGTTACTTTCATTTTTCTAAAATGACCAACACTGCCTgataaatttttttgcttCCAATTCCTGAGAAGGCTTAGAATCCATATTTGTTGTATTCAAATATGACTAAAATGCTTCATAGTTAAATTTCACAGCCCGgctttctttgcttttccaCAAAATTGTGTCCGAGTCTTGACAATATCCAACAAAGTTGAACAACTTACTTGCAGTTTAAAAGTTGGTAGGTCTACTTTGAGTATATTTACATTCTTCCCAAACAATAAATCAATGCTGTCCAAGGAAGAACAAACAacagttttgattgtacttAATTCTAAGCAGACATCAGGCTGAGATTGTTCATGCAGCAATGATGGCCTCACAGTTCTCAATCTTTGCAACCaaagttgaaattgtttttgatAATAACAGTCATTGCAATTCAAAAATTATTGACTACTAAGAAAGGGTCCCAAGTTTGTGTGCTGTGTTTGAGCTAATTCTCTTGATCTTGTTCAGCACCAACTCTTTGCCCTTCACCCCAGTGGAATCCTCCAGGTCTGTCCTCTTCAGGGAGGGGTTGATAGTTGGGATCCTCAAGGGGGGCATCAAAAAGGGCTTTTCTGCAAACAGAGGCCATTGAAATTATTTAGATTCTGCCTACACTAAAACCGAAACAATCAATGTGAAATAGTTTATTTAGGATGAGCCAGTCAGTCATCTAGAGCACAGTACATATACACATTGTTATACAGTCTTACAACGATAAATGTAGACATAATAGgcatgaaaagcaaaataggTGTGCCACGCCAGATAAGAAAAaccactaaaaaaaaacacccttTAGATGTGGTCAAAAAATGTGTGGAAACATATTCCCCATCTAATGCTGTGACAGTGTCCAGACCTCAGGTAAGAGGTAAACAGAGTAAACCATAAaatttatgaaataaaattaaagcaaGTGAACCTAAGACTGAATGACATAGAATGATCAATATTTCCCACCAAAACCTTAAAATAGTCCCCACAGTCCCTAGACAATACCCGAACCTCTACATCTGATCGAACATCAGAAATTCCATTTGTTTGCAGAAGTGCAAAAGTGGCTTCACACACTACAAGCCTAGTGTCTTGTCAGttgataaaatttgaaacaaagcaaCGGTTGAAGAGCACTTTTTATAGAAGCACAGACATTATGACAGCAATAAAATGCAGGAGTTACAAAATGTATATTATGGTAGCCTTCATTACTTACAGAAACCCTGGTGTTTTAAGTGTTCTGAAGCCTCCATGTTGTTGAGGAAAAACGTCTTCCAGGAAATAATATGCATGTCCCACTGTAATACCTAGATTAGAAAGACCAaaaatacaatggaaaatacttcatgttgttttaaaaaattcactcctttttttttccatctacagcaaatttttttgcaatcattGCTGCGATCTATAGGTATctatcaaatgaaatttcacgtCCCTTGCTTGGGAAATTGTCTCAGAGTGCTTTTCCACCCTTAcgtgaaaaatacaaaagaatataTAACACAACAAGTCACATTGCTTTTCTATGGCCTGAAAGGACAAACTTCAAGGAGGATCTATAATCTCAAGACtttcaaactaaaaaaatgctgatgtCTGATTCTTTGTGAAGAGGAAAGGAATCATTTCCATGGAATTTATTACCTATATCAGCTATGTGATAGataaaaaatagaaacaaaaaagcaaaacaaaaagattacCAATGAGATCCACTGTGACAGAATTTCCAAGCACAAGTGAGAAACCAAACAACACCCAAGGCAATAAGGGTGCTTTGAATGTTAATAAACCAAAGAAGTTCATCCGCACATAACGATTTCTTCGGCTCCAAATATACACCAGCATAATGGTGAATGCTTGGCCAAGAAACACTAAATTGACAAACAGTGCAATAACCTTAAATACCAGAggtcaagaaaaataactttggcTATTACCAGCAATGATTAAGTAAGCTAAACTGTAAGCAAAATAGCAATAGGTATAAGCCAAAATGCCTGAAAATGTTTACTAAACAGGAAAGGTGCTTCAAGATCATGCTTGTCATCAGATCAGCCATTTCCTTAAAATGGACAACCAGTTTATCAGACAAGACTATTGCTGGTTACTAGTCATAAGATTCATTGTCATCAACAGAGTGAAAGATCTAAATTTTTCTTGAGCACAAAGTATACTAAAacttaagatgatttccgcataacattcgagcaataatggcaaaaattggcaaaaattaaattaccaaaaaatcctcttagcatggtaatattttgaataaaggtaagaagatcctatcgagatttaagctctcaagctgaccccacgagagaaaattgaacttgaagttatccatatttcagttaaaaaggacatttcgcgttagttgtaaacacaataagaCTCGCTTTTAGTATTCTTACAaaatttgacattaaatttctcgagtatgcttggggatttcatcgcagGGTCAcgtagagaactgaattacaatgagatgttttaaatagcattcaagaagttagcgtgctgtgagtagatttttagtaaataatttttgcaagtaattgcttgAACTTTGAACAGAATCCGTCTTAAGTATTACAAGCCCTGCTAAATTGCTGGCCTTGGCTGTTCTGCGCTTGGTAGCCAGTTCTACCCCTTCCCcgagaagaaaaggaaactgaCAGTGAACATATCCAGTACATAGCACTGTAGGGGTAATTTCCTCCCAACCATTAGCACTCCAAAGGAAACCAATCAAACTTaattaacatcaaaattaataccGCAGAGTTCCGATAGTAGCGACCCTCGTTACTTTCGGAATTAGCAGCCTTTGGGGGTTGTAACTTTAGGGGGGTCGTAACTTTCAGGGAACAGAAATCGTTTACAAATAGAGCTGGTGTGAGTTTTTTCCCCGAAATTTAAATGAAcaacataaaattaaataaagaacattttgtttgcattccaCATGTATAGATTGTGTTTCATAAAAAGAAGGTAACAATGATAAATACCGGCTGCAATTATACTGTAATAAAATACCATAAATCAATATCAACACCAATAAACAAAGGGGGGTCGCTACTTTTGGGGAGGTCGCTACtttcggggggggggggggggttgctACTTTCAGGATTTACTAGCAGCCACAAAAATTTTGACATTAATTTCTGGGGTTGCTACTTTCGGGGGGTCGTTACTATCGGAACTTTACTGTAGTTATTAATTTATATTCTGGGCTTTTGTATTTAAATTAATTGTTAAGGATACAGTCATGATAGCTCCACCGAACAAAAACATGAACACAAAATCAGCAGTACGACCCCTAAATGAACCTTCTTCCAACATTCGACAATAGCGATATCTAACTGATGTCAAGGTCCAAAGAAATAcactataacaaaatttatttctttgaataCAAATAATACTAATAAGAATGATGATATGACTATGACAGTGATGATGAGGATGGCAGCATAATAACTTTGTTGATATCTTACAGCGTTTATCAAGTGCCCCGTCTTGCTCCTAAAGCAAGCGTCTTGACTACGGCAACCCCAGGGATCAAGGACATCCTCTCGATTTCTTGACAGGTTGCACTTTACACTTTTCAGGGAATACAAAGGTCAGAACAACTGCCTTCTTTATGCAATTAACAGGATACGTGAAAATCATGTTGAAGAGGAAGTTGAACCCAATGgatccaaaaaaaagaaagtttgtgaTCAGTCtccaaaactgaaacaaataaacgcAAAAAGACTCTTCACATTCATTGAGAAAACATACATTCTTTCTTATAAGTAAACGAGGATTGgtcgaaaaaaaataatcaagaaCTTTATAGATAGAAAAGGTTATCCTTgtgaataatattaataattatcgacgtattaaaaaaataatccaCAATAGCAAGTAAAACTTACCTGGTATCTTTTGAATATAAGCTCAGGGTTAAAATAGAGCTGGAAAGGCGTTATTAATTcaagttgctaaaaaatagaCAAAGCAAACATAATTATCTTGGTGCAATATTTTTGTGTGCAACCAAAAATAGACCGCGAattgaaatcaagaaagaCATTTCGGAAACAAAATCATTCTTGCGTACCACAGAAAGTGTTGTTACCACACAGGCAGTCGTATACATCCGTGTAACAACCGGCATTTGCCAATATTCTTGTTGAAACGTTTGGTACGCCATCTTGTTATTTTGTTCTCATTCACTTCTTCGCGTAAGACACGTCATTCCACCAATTTCTAGACTTCCGAATCAGCTATAAACCGCTAGAGGCCTGGGGCATTGTGAATCTAACATGGAGGACCACTCTGaagtggagaaaaaaaactttgccTTTCCTGATCAGCAAATACCGCTCAGTTTCATCATTCCAGCAGTCCAAGAGGCAAGGAGACATAGGCCTCCGTTTGTTCCTTCAGTTGGACTTCCAAATGTGTTAAGAACGCCGCAAGAGCTTATGGTGGAAAGGGTGATGGAGAACTGCGCTTTCAAGTCTGTTTTGTCCGGAGTTGTTGGTAATAATTCTGTGTATATTTTCACCTTTCGTTTCAATAATGTCGTTGTGATCAAAAGGGCGTATGGCGTTAAAGATGACTTAATCACTTGCATAAATTGCCAAGAATGTGCAACGGAGTTTTGATGCTTTGCAAATGTCTACAATTTTACACTTACTTACCAGTATGCATTACAACAGCTTGACATTtatattaaaacaagaaaaagtaacTTTCTCATTTGTTACCCTCTGTGATCAAAGTTGCGAGTAAGAGTGTTAAATGCTCTTCTTGAGTACAACTGTGGGCACAAGGTTTTCCCCAGTATGTGGCCCAGTCCATCACAGGGAGCCCAACACAAACTGGGGATGTGGGATATGGGAAACTTTTAAGGAATTGATGGGATGACAATGCTTTTTGTAGTGGGAtggtggaaaaaaattgtgagaAAACAGGAATGAAGAATCCTACATTTGCCTCATTACAGTTTTGTCTGTACTTCTTTTCACCTCTGGGAGAGAGAGCGAGTGTCAAGTAAAGTTGCTTGTCTACAGAAACAATACATACGCAATTGTAAAATAATTGACTTAGAGGCTAAGCCTCTAGTGTACCAGGCATACCACTTTTATTTGCACCTTTGTCATAATATGAaggaaatatatatatagaaacaCCATGACACAAACAACATC contains:
- the LOC141894924 gene encoding derlin-2-like produces the protein MAYQTFQQEYWQMPVVTRMYTTACVVTTLSVQLELITPFQLYFNPELIFKRYQFWRLITNFLFFGSIGFNFLFNMIFTYRYCRMLEEGSFRGRTADFVFMFLFGGAIMTVIALFVNLVFLGQAFTIMLVYIWSRRNRYVRMNFFGLLTFKAPLLPWVLFGFSLVLGNSVTVDLIGITVGHAYYFLEDVFPQQHGGFRTLKTPGFLKALFDAPLEDPNYQPLPEEDRPGGFHWGEGQRVGAEQDQEN